One genomic window of Undibacterium cyanobacteriorum includes the following:
- a CDS encoding YcbK family protein, producing MSTRRDFLKRSLILTASGLFLGQRDSAASPTFVQSSDDKQSKLKPPPDLFDAQALDMDFWLKPRTIDWTRPASGERLKLLYWKDGEILGSAYEQCCEILRDIHADKTARIDPKLIETLWATQAFINQLGMTKPLELLSGYRTPESNQRLREEGIPAARKSLHMDGKAADFRIANLHEEVLGELVQSFRQGGVGFYFRASKQGGWIHADTGLKRSWQG from the coding sequence ATGTCTACGCGCCGAGATTTTTTAAAACGTTCTCTTATCCTCACTGCCTCAGGTCTGTTTCTTGGTCAACGCGACAGTGCCGCCAGTCCGACTTTTGTGCAATCGAGTGATGACAAACAAAGCAAACTCAAGCCACCGCCCGATCTCTTTGATGCACAGGCGCTGGATATGGATTTTTGGCTCAAACCGCGCACCATCGATTGGACACGTCCCGCCAGCGGGGAACGTTTAAAGCTTTTGTATTGGAAAGACGGCGAGATCCTTGGCTCTGCCTATGAGCAATGCTGCGAAATCCTTCGGGATATCCATGCTGACAAAACAGCGCGCATTGATCCCAAGCTCATCGAAACTTTATGGGCCACGCAGGCATTCATTAACCAATTGGGCATGACCAAGCCGCTTGAACTGCTTTCAGGCTATCGCACTCCTGAGTCGAATCAACGCTTGCGTGAAGAAGGCATTCCCGCCGCACGAAAATCTTTGCACATGGATGGCAAAGCTGCTGACTTTCGTATTGCCAATCTCCATGAAGAAGTTTTAGGGGAACTGGTGCAAAGTTTCCGTCAAGGCGGTGTCGGTTTTTACTTCCGTGCTAGCAAACAAGGCGGATGGATCCATGCCGATACTGGCCTAAAGCGCAGCTGGCAAGGATAA
- a CDS encoding phytanoyl-CoA dioxygenase family protein: MLSAEQIQQFQTDGYLVLPALAQRDFCEAVIAFAQSELDAEHGPIEFEADTRYPGAPISLDAEGGRTARRLLQAYARSDTLSAWAKRDELAQALTQLLGQKAFLSQAHHNCIMTKQARYSSLTGWHRDSRYWHFQRPELISVWLALRDEKVENGCLLVLPGSHRWQIESEQLDPAQFLRSDLEQNQQLLQQARALPLQQGDVLLFSSNLFHAAGCNQTTQTKFSLVFTYRAEDNPPVPDTRSASRPEIALT; the protein is encoded by the coding sequence ATGTTAAGCGCGGAACAAATTCAACAATTTCAAACGGATGGCTATCTGGTCTTGCCTGCCTTGGCGCAGAGAGATTTCTGTGAGGCGGTGATTGCATTTGCTCAATCGGAGCTTGATGCTGAACATGGTCCGATCGAGTTCGAAGCGGACACTCGTTATCCTGGTGCACCGATCTCGCTCGATGCAGAAGGCGGTCGCACTGCACGACGTCTATTGCAAGCTTACGCGCGTTCAGACACTCTATCCGCTTGGGCAAAACGCGACGAGCTGGCGCAAGCATTAACTCAGTTGTTGGGACAGAAGGCGTTTCTGTCGCAAGCCCATCACAACTGCATCATGACCAAACAAGCGCGTTATTCGAGTTTAACCGGCTGGCACCGTGATAGTCGCTATTGGCATTTTCAACGGCCCGAATTGATCAGCGTGTGGTTGGCTTTGCGGGATGAAAAAGTCGAGAATGGATGTCTCTTAGTACTGCCCGGTTCACATCGGTGGCAGATTGAAAGCGAACAGCTCGATCCAGCGCAATTTCTCAGATCTGATCTCGAGCAGAATCAGCAACTCTTGCAACAAGCTCGCGCCTTACCTCTGCAACAAGGTGATGTGCTGCTGTTTTCGAGTAATTTATTTCATGCGGCGGGCTGCAATCAAACTACGCAAACCAAGTTCTCTTTGGTTTTTACCTATCGTGCAGAAGACAATCCACCCGTGCCTGACACACGTTCAGCAAGCCGACCAGAAATCGCATTGACTTAG
- a CDS encoding PAS domain S-box protein → MSASTTLTANTLTRVRRIGRYHPRIAIRFLRELELAAFDAKNTSFQIDALLERYTIQERLGETDDLIDDLNNASFLADSCDLIEHTGKIMVALGRINFGVGKYRDAANFWLRAIDVCKFTHDIESMVESRIGLGQIYHSMGDYTAATRFIRDAGSLLEQIDHPYLSAKYSINLALCSLHQDRREETQQLLMEAQLEAQRAGADEYFAETMWYLGVLEFKAENYALAKTHTERALIAAKKCNYKWLFGAVNDTLAKIALIQGDIGSAIRIYQDALSSAKEMASLPQIANFYNALSQLYETQGDHQTSLQFARLHQETATKLNQLSSNDGFQDLREYDISRKAPAELLLELEANPALDNCSFNDAIRIIARKALEILRIEYLCLWLRDENSNHLVCHTILGPEPLPFAQSCVMNFDHYATYFQELSNTRNPFVVHDIRLHPAAKDLLDSANQIELKSILDMPMRKDQTQVGVLSLGQCHRQRNWSREDILYASHIGSLVVRALTTARFIDDQKVLEQKVEERTQEVLEKSRHLELAYGDLLNKDKALQDHAHHNQTILDNLADGVITIDMKGVIRSFNLAAIRIFGYTLNEVLGKNVSMLMPEPDQSRHDNYLDQYHKSGEAHIIGVGRELQGRRKDGSVFPMELAITKSFERGEVIYVGITRDITERRRLDKLKSEFISTVSHELRTPLTSIQGSLSLLEHGVANTLPEAAMKLITLASRNSQRLIVLINDLLDIEKLAAGKMSLNLANVDIVTLVKQSIRDNGGYGLKYNVQYVLAEHPDSATVVADSVRLAQVMANLLSNAAKFSGNSQQVDVRILEEAQHCLVEVEDHGFGIPADFQKEIFNSFAQANNGDTRQQGGTGLGLKISKSLIEAMHGNIGFRTEENLGTCFWFKLPRVNKS, encoded by the coding sequence ATGAGTGCTTCAACCACACTGACAGCCAACACGCTGACGCGCGTGCGACGCATCGGTCGCTATCACCCGCGTATCGCCATTCGCTTTCTCCGTGAATTAGAACTGGCTGCCTTCGACGCGAAGAACACTTCATTTCAAATCGATGCATTACTCGAGCGCTACACCATACAAGAACGCCTCGGTGAAACTGACGACTTAATCGATGACCTCAATAATGCGAGCTTCTTAGCGGACTCATGCGATCTCATCGAACACACTGGCAAGATCATGGTGGCGCTCGGTCGCATCAACTTCGGCGTTGGCAAATACCGCGACGCAGCGAATTTTTGGTTGCGTGCAATTGATGTGTGTAAGTTCACGCACGATATTGAATCGATGGTGGAATCCCGTATCGGGCTGGGACAAATTTATCATTCCATGGGTGATTACACCGCCGCTACAAGATTCATTCGCGATGCGGGTTCTTTGTTGGAACAGATCGATCACCCTTATTTAAGCGCCAAATATTCTATCAATCTAGCGCTGTGCTCCTTGCACCAAGATCGACGCGAAGAAACGCAACAGTTATTGATGGAAGCGCAACTAGAAGCACAACGTGCGGGGGCCGACGAATATTTTGCCGAGACCATGTGGTACCTCGGTGTTTTGGAATTCAAGGCAGAGAATTATGCATTGGCGAAGACACACACCGAACGTGCTTTGATCGCGGCCAAAAAATGCAATTACAAATGGTTGTTTGGCGCTGTCAATGACACCCTCGCAAAAATCGCCTTGATTCAAGGCGATATCGGTAGCGCCATTCGTATCTACCAAGACGCTTTATCATCAGCGAAAGAAATGGCGTCCTTGCCGCAAATCGCCAATTTTTACAACGCTCTATCGCAATTGTACGAAACCCAGGGAGATCACCAAACATCTCTACAATTTGCCCGCTTGCACCAAGAAACGGCAACAAAACTGAATCAACTTTCATCGAATGATGGTTTCCAAGATTTAAGAGAATACGATATCTCCCGCAAGGCACCGGCCGAACTTTTGCTTGAACTCGAAGCGAATCCTGCCTTAGACAATTGTAGTTTCAACGATGCCATCCGTATCATTGCTCGCAAAGCCCTCGAGATTCTGAGGATAGAATATTTGTGCCTATGGTTGCGCGACGAAAATAGCAATCATCTCGTATGTCACACCATTCTTGGCCCTGAACCACTTCCCTTTGCGCAATCCTGCGTGATGAACTTCGATCATTACGCAACTTATTTTCAAGAGCTTTCCAATACGCGCAATCCCTTTGTCGTGCACGATATCCGCTTGCATCCTGCCGCCAAGGACCTATTGGATTCGGCCAACCAAATTGAGTTAAAGTCGATTTTGGATATGCCCATGCGCAAAGACCAAACCCAAGTCGGCGTCTTGAGTCTTGGTCAGTGCCATCGTCAACGCAATTGGAGTCGTGAAGACATTCTCTATGCGAGTCATATTGGTAGCTTGGTCGTACGCGCCCTAACCACCGCACGTTTTATCGACGATCAAAAAGTGCTCGAACAAAAAGTCGAAGAACGCACCCAAGAAGTGCTCGAAAAATCGCGCCATCTCGAACTCGCTTACGGCGATCTTCTGAACAAAGACAAGGCACTGCAAGACCACGCACACCACAATCAAACCATTCTCGACAACTTAGCGGATGGCGTCATTACCATCGATATGAAAGGGGTGATCCGCTCCTTCAATCTGGCTGCGATTCGTATTTTCGGATATACCCTCAATGAGGTCCTAGGCAAGAATGTCAGTATGTTGATGCCGGAACCTGATCAGAGCCGACATGACAATTATCTCGATCAATATCACAAGTCAGGCGAAGCACATATTATTGGCGTCGGTCGTGAACTCCAAGGTCGCCGCAAAGATGGCAGCGTCTTTCCTATGGAATTGGCGATTACTAAGAGTTTTGAACGTGGTGAGGTCATCTATGTTGGTATCACTCGTGATATTACCGAGCGCCGCCGTTTGGACAAGCTCAAGTCAGAATTCATTTCCACCGTCAGCCACGAACTCAGAACCCCTCTCACTTCGATCCAAGGATCGCTGAGCCTACTCGAACACGGTGTTGCTAACACCTTGCCAGAGGCGGCTATGAAGCTAATCACACTCGCTTCACGCAATAGTCAACGCTTGATTGTTCTGATTAATGATTTACTCGACATTGAAAAGCTCGCGGCAGGAAAGATGAGCCTAAACCTCGCCAATGTCGATATCGTCACGCTCGTCAAACAATCGATTCGCGACAATGGGGGCTACGGCTTGAAATACAATGTCCAGTATGTTCTAGCCGAACATCCAGATTCAGCCACAGTGGTTGCGGACAGTGTGCGTTTAGCGCAGGTCATGGCAAATCTCCTGTCGAACGCTGCCAAATTTTCAGGCAATTCGCAACAAGTCGATGTACGCATTCTCGAAGAAGCACAGCATTGTTTGGTAGAAGTGGAAGATCACGGATTCGGCATTCCCGCGGATTTCCAGAAAGAGATTTTCAATTCCTTCGCTCAGGCAAACAATGGCGATACGCGGCAACAAGGTGGCACTGGACTAGGACTCAAAATCAGCAAGTCCCTGATCGAAGCCATGCACGGCAACATCGGTTTCCGTACCGAAGAAAATCTGGGTACCTGTTTCTGGTTTAAGTTACCGCGCGTGAACAAATCATAG